The stretch of DNA TTGAACTCACAAATTGTCAttctcattttcaaaattttacatatgattttccaatttttttttcttatttatgttattaataaaattcttatttatGATAAGAGTGAGTTAAAGTATATTATCCTTTTTCATTATCATGTGTTAAGTGATAACATTTCCGGCAAGATTGAaatgtgttttttgttttactttggcctttaataattttctacattttgtttttggttctCAATAATTTTTTCCATTTAGGTCCCccacaaaatttttatttttgttttagtctTTGACATTTATTAACATCTTCTAGGTGATGAGTTGGCTTCTAAGTGACCATGTCCGCATATGTAatacatatttttctaaaattattttgtttgcaGAAGAACTGAATGACATTTTCCTTTAGATAGAATTTACATTCTTCGCTTCTTTTAATACTTTCCTATTTTACGATGAGTTccaaagaaaacagaaaaaaaaaatggaagaaaaataacaagtaaaaatatttacctCTTTGTATTTCCActgaatacaaaaaaaattaagaaaaaaagatgaGGGTACACAAACTCCAACTTGAGGAAGGTGACATGTTTCCATCGtatcaatcaattatttttcttttaacagcgttattttgttttttttttatcgttgGAATAACTTTTTAATCGACAtccaattttataatatatatatatatatatatatatatatatatatatatatatatatatatatatatatatatatatatatatatatatatatatatatatatatatcaatggaTATATAACATTGGTTTAATAGGTTTCAAATGAAGGATATAAGATGTTGTAAGTTTAACTCTGACACTAACAAATTCTAACAAGTAGCATTGTccataaaaagaaaactaaaaaaacaatgTTAACTTATGTAAAGTGCAATAATTGTATCAACATTATTTGAAAATAGTATCAATCAATATAGAAAGTAAAACTTGTtcaatatcaatataaaaaactCTGGCAAAACTTTcactaacaaataatataaataaatgttttattcaAACACAtcattatcaaataaaattaagcaATGCTGATACATTACTGTTGTTAATGCTGAATAACTAACAGCTTGTTTGCCTTTCTGTTACATAACCAAACTAcgttaaaagaaacaaaaaacgCAGAAGCAAAATTGCTAGCTTCGACGGGATTTGGATCTAACTTGTCCTGATAGATTATCAATCAAACACTTACAAAGACCACATTTACTttgataacaaaaacaaaaacacaggTCAAATACAAACAGAACGATACTAGCAAATAGTAGATCCAAATGTATTCAATttcactaaataaataaattgattgctGAATCAATTTTCAGTACAGATATTTTGTTTGACCAGTCTCTAGTTCTCTATGGTTGGATCTGCATTCTAAACGTGGATGCTTCCTCCAaatctatatctatattttaatacataaagCGCCTTTCAGGAGTCGTTGCATACATACTGGCTATGTTCCAAATGAATGGTGAGAATGAAGACAGATGAAATAAAAGTATCATCCAATAGGGATAAATGACAAATGTTTGATGCGTTGCCCagttcaataaaaatgaaaatgtttcTGGGGCTAGGATCTAGCACCagtttaaataaaacattgcTTCCTATAAAGACCAATACCCCATTTCTTCCCCTTATTAGTCAATGAATGAACCGAAGTTATGAGCAAAACAAATGTGTAAGAGTGAGACAGAAAGATCATCAAAGACATTAATCAAAACCTTTTTTTCCTCCTTGCAGTGTCATTTGGGTGTTAATGTTAATGATACTACTTTCTTCCACTTAAAAATATCACAAACATAGCCAAAATTAGAGCATGATCAATAGTCCCCGGAAATATTGTTAGGCGAAATTTTCCCCTACTGACAAATATTTGGTGGAGCTTGTACATCAGGCTACTCTGCACAAAAGTATAATGAACAAGTAAATCGGAATCAATTGTTTTGATACCTTGGATTGTAACGAACTTTCAACACTGTAAACTTGTAAATCAGGCTCCTTTGTCATAATGTACAAATCTCAGCTTTAAATTATCATCATactcatatcaaatcatgccaGTAGATTCATACACAGAATAATCCTGCTGCATCACCTCCATATCTTCAATCTTCTGAGGCATAATGTATCTAATGTAACATTATTTGGAATCTACCTACTAGGATCAAGGAGTTTGTTTACATGAGGGGCATAGATTCAAACACCATTCCACCGttgtataataaaagaaaatgtattgtTTGGATTCTGAATAGAAAGTTTCTTGGGTTCCCaaacataatttcaattatacATGGACGGATGGTAACTATGTGTCTATaagtaacaaataatttatgacataagtttataaattttaaatgggaATTAGAAACATCTAAGTACTTGTTTGACAGCATGCCATAATCGGACCAAAGGTCTCAATTACCTTTAAtagttcaaaattaattatatcaaaatcaatGTTATCCATCTATATAATAAATAGGCCCTTGAATCTCTTAAGTATAGCATGAATTTAGTACCTGTGCAACCAAGTCAGTATCTTTATAGATGCAGCATGATCTCTGGAAAGGGGAACCCTTCACTTTCCAATCACAACCTTCACCATTGGATCTTCCACTCTCAAAAAGTACCTCTAACTCAACTCTAGAAAATGTTTTGAGGGTCCTCTGCACTCTAAACACCAGCTCCCTATTCCCATCACTGTCTCCCTTATAGCACTTCCAAGACCCATtctatcaaaagaaaaaaaaaaatcatactttttaagaaaaggaaaactttaattattttatcaagaAAGATACATTAAGATAAGGGAAACAGACATGATATCTGTAGATGGAGAAGAGGGCATTGCCTGAGGCATCGAGCAATACTTTCTTGTCCTTGGGAAGGGGCGATGAGTTAGGATTGAGTGGGTGGCGGTTCACCCTGAAGACTATGTTACCAGACTCATCTGCAAATGATAGAACACCACGAGGGACTCCAGCATGCTTTTTGGAACCGAACAGATCAATTGGGATCTCCCAGTTACCTGAACCTGGATATGATGACTCTGAGGTTCCCAATTCCATTTTTCGTAGTTTATTTGCTATTCTCTATCAGCAATCCGCCACTAACAGCACAAagttattaaaaacaaaattaaaattaaggaaAGTAAAGGCCTTTTAGGAGATGCATCTAACTCAGGAAGTACACTACAATTCAAGAGAACAAAAAAACATGTCTCTCTATTTACACTCTAAACATGTTTATATTCAATGATCACTAATTGATATAAAGGGGAATGCATCAAAAGTGATATATAGAATACTATAATTAATTGCAGTATGCTACCCATTTTCATGAACTAGCACAAAAGTTAATCCAAAATTACCTCAGTGGAGGGATCCTTCCTGCCTTTAACTGAACCACAATCTCACTATCAGCATCCCGCAAATGACAAAACAACACAACATTGAGACATTAAAATCTGATCACAGAGAAAAATTGGCAATCTATTCCAAGCTGCAAGCAAGCCTCTTGGTACATTACCCATGGAATGGAAAACATTTGTTACTTCAAATTCAGTTTACTAAAAGAAAGACATGTAGCCAGCAGCAGTACCAATTAAGTTTAAGAGATTCTTTAGTCACAAACTTTGAAgtatttttcagattttttgaGATCAAGAAcacgaaaataaaaattggactACCCAATACTATATgatgattttaaattataaataaaataaaattgagctGAAATTGAAGTTTCTGTGAGCACACCAATATCCAGTAAAAAGGGGACACAAAATTGGGAATACATACATAAGCAGGAAGCGAAGCGAGTCTTGAGATGACAGAGGTGGATCAGACTCAAACTACTGACAAAATCACGGAATCCAATGGCGGAGATTGCGAGACTCGGGGATGTTGATATCTCAATTTAGGGA from Vigna unguiculata cultivar IT97K-499-35 chromosome 8, ASM411807v1, whole genome shotgun sequence encodes:
- the LOC114195603 gene encoding protein LURP-one-related 7 isoform X1, with the protein product MELGTSESSYPGSGNWEIPIDLFGSKKHAGVPRGVLSFADESGNIVFRVNRHPLNPNSSPLPKDKKVLLDASGNALFSIYRYHNGSWKCYKGDSDGNRELVFRVQRTLKTFSRVELEVLFESGRSNGEGCDWKVKGSPFQRSCCIYKDTDLVAQSSLMYKLHQIFVSRGKFRLTIFPGTIDHALILAMFVIFLSGRK
- the LOC114195603 gene encoding protein LURP-one-related 7 isoform X2 → MELGTSESSYPGSGNWEIPIDLFGSKKHAGVPRGVLSFADESGNIVFRVNRHPLNPNSSPLPKDKKVLLDASGNALFSIYRYHNGSWKCYKGDSDGNRELVFRVQRTLKTFSRVELEVLFESGRSNGEGCDWKVKGSPFQRSCCIYKDTDLVAQVDSK